One window from the genome of Trabulsiella odontotermitis encodes:
- a CDS encoding MFS transporter: MSTYSRPVLLLLCGLLLLTLAIAVLNTLVPLWLAHENLPTWQVGMVGSSYFTGNLVGTLLTGRLIQRLGFNRSYYLASLIFAVGCVGLGFMVGFWSWMSWRFIAGVGCAMIWVVVESALMCSGTSRNRGRLLAAYMMVYYVGTALGQLMVSKLPTDLMSVLPWAAALTLAGILPLLFTRIVNQQPNSHEASHVWSMFKLRGARLGVNGCVISGIVLGSLYGLMPLWLNHKGVSDSGIGFWMAVMVSAGIVGQWPVGRLADRYGRLLVLRVQVFVVILGCVAMLSQAAMAPALFILGAAGFTLYPVAMAWACEKVQHHQLVAMNQALLLSYTIGSLLGPTFTAMLMQNYSDNLLFIMIAGVSFIYLLMLLRKVEHHPTPVAHA, translated from the coding sequence ATGTCCACCTATTCCCGGCCAGTGCTGTTATTGCTCTGTGGCCTGCTGTTGTTGACGCTGGCGATCGCAGTATTAAACACACTTGTTCCGCTCTGGCTCGCTCATGAAAATCTTCCTACCTGGCAGGTGGGGATGGTGGGCTCATCCTATTTTACCGGTAATCTGGTCGGCACCTTACTGACGGGGCGATTGATTCAGCGCCTGGGGTTTAACCGCAGTTACTATCTCGCCTCGCTGATTTTTGCCGTCGGCTGTGTGGGACTGGGTTTCATGGTTGGTTTCTGGAGCTGGATGAGCTGGCGGTTTATCGCCGGTGTCGGTTGCGCCATGATCTGGGTTGTCGTTGAGAGCGCGCTGATGTGCAGTGGTACATCACGTAACCGTGGTCGTCTGCTGGCAGCGTATATGATGGTTTATTACGTGGGCACGGCGCTGGGCCAGTTGATGGTCAGCAAGCTGCCAACGGATCTGATGAGCGTCCTGCCCTGGGCGGCGGCGCTGACGCTGGCAGGTATTCTGCCGCTGCTGTTTACCCGCATCGTGAATCAACAACCGAACTCGCACGAAGCCAGTCACGTCTGGTCGATGTTTAAACTGCGCGGCGCGCGTCTGGGCGTCAATGGTTGCGTGATTTCCGGTATTGTGCTGGGGTCGTTATATGGCCTGATGCCGCTGTGGCTGAACCATAAAGGCGTCAGCGATTCGGGTATTGGCTTCTGGATGGCGGTCATGGTGAGCGCGGGGATCGTCGGCCAGTGGCCGGTGGGGCGTCTTGCCGATCGCTATGGTCGTTTGCTGGTATTGCGGGTCCAGGTGTTTGTCGTCATTCTTGGCTGTGTGGCGATGCTGAGCCAGGCGGCGATGGCGCCAGCGCTGTTTATCCTGGGGGCGGCGGGCTTTACGCTTTACCCGGTGGCGATGGCCTGGGCTTGCGAAAAAGTGCAGCATCACCAACTGGTCGCCATGAACCAGGCGCTGCTGCTGAGCTATACCATCGGCAGCCTGCTGGGACCGACCTTCACGGCAATGTTGATGCAGAACTACTCTGATAACCTTCTGTTCATCATGATTGCGGGTGTGTCGTTTATCTATCTGCTGATGCTGCTGCGCAAAGTGGAACACCACCCGACGCCAGTGGCGCATGCCTGA
- the pflB gene encoding formate C-acetyltransferase — protein MSELNEKLATAWEGFAKGEWQNAVNVRDFIQKNYTPYEGDETFLAGATEATTKLWDRVMEGVKLENRTHAPVDFDTSVASTITSHDAGYINKALEKIVGLQTEAPLKRAIIPFGGIKMVEGSCKAYNRELDPMLKKIFTEYRKTHNQGVFDVYTKDILNCRKSGVLTGLPDAYGRGRIIGDYRRIALYGIDFLMKDKYAQFLSLQSDLENGENLEATIRLREEIAEQHRALGQIKEMAAKYGCDISAPATNAQEAIQWTYFGYLAAVKSQNGAAMSFGRVSTFLDVFIERDLKAGKITEKDAQEMIDHLVMKLRMVRFLRTPEYDELFSGDPIWATESIGGMGVDGRTLVTKNSFRFLNTLYTMGPSPEPNITVLWSEKLPLNFKKFAAKVSIDTSSLQYENDDLMRPDFNNDDYAIACCVSPMIVGKQMQFFGARANLAKTMLYAINGGVDEKLKMQVGPKSEPIKGDVLKFDEVMDRMDHFMDWLAKQYVTALNIIHYMHDKYSYEASLMALHDRDVIRTMACGIAGLSVAADSLSAIKYAKVKPIRDEDGLAIDFAIEGEYPQFGNNDARVDDLAVDLVERFMKKIQKLHTYRNAIPTQSVLTITSNVVYGKKTGNTPDGRRAGAPFGPGANPMHGRDQKGAVASLTSVAKLPFAYAKDGISYTFSIVPNALGKDDDVRKTNLAGLMDGYFHHEASIEGGQHLNVNVMNREMLLDAMEHPEKYPQLTIRVSGYAVRFNSLTKEQQQDVITRTFTQTM, from the coding sequence ATGTCCGAGCTTAATGAAAAGTTAGCCACTGCGTGGGAAGGTTTCGCGAAAGGTGAATGGCAGAATGCCGTTAACGTCCGTGACTTTATCCAGAAAAACTACACCCCATATGAAGGTGATGAAACCTTCCTGGCCGGTGCCACCGAGGCGACCACTAAACTGTGGGACCGCGTGATGGAAGGCGTTAAACTGGAAAACCGCACTCACGCGCCAGTTGATTTTGACACCTCTGTTGCTTCCACCATTACTTCTCACGACGCTGGCTACATCAACAAAGCGCTGGAGAAAATTGTTGGTCTGCAAACTGAAGCCCCGCTGAAACGTGCAATCATCCCGTTCGGTGGTATCAAAATGGTTGAAGGTTCCTGCAAAGCGTATAACCGCGAACTGGACCCGATGCTGAAAAAAATCTTCACCGAATACCGTAAAACCCATAACCAGGGTGTATTCGATGTTTATACCAAAGACATCCTGAACTGCCGTAAATCCGGTGTTCTGACTGGTCTGCCTGACGCTTACGGCCGTGGCCGTATCATCGGTGACTACCGCCGTATCGCGCTGTACGGTATCGATTTCCTGATGAAAGACAAATACGCACAGTTCTTGTCTCTGCAGAGCGATCTGGAAAATGGTGAAAACCTGGAAGCCACTATCCGTCTGCGTGAAGAAATTGCTGAACAGCATCGCGCGCTGGGCCAGATCAAAGAGATGGCGGCGAAATATGGCTGCGATATCTCTGCGCCGGCAACTAACGCTCAGGAAGCTATTCAGTGGACCTACTTCGGCTACCTGGCTGCGGTTAAGTCTCAGAACGGTGCGGCAATGTCCTTCGGTCGCGTGTCCACCTTCCTGGACGTGTTCATTGAACGTGACCTGAAAGCAGGCAAAATCACTGAGAAAGACGCTCAGGAAATGATTGACCACCTGGTCATGAAACTGCGTATGGTTCGTTTCCTGCGTACTCCTGAATATGATGAACTGTTCTCTGGCGACCCGATTTGGGCAACGGAATCTATCGGCGGTATGGGCGTTGACGGCCGTACGCTGGTCACCAAAAACAGCTTCCGTTTCCTGAACACCCTGTACACCATGGGGCCGTCACCGGAGCCGAACATCACTGTTCTGTGGTCTGAAAAACTGCCGCTGAACTTCAAAAAATTCGCCGCAAAAGTGTCTATCGATACCTCTTCTCTGCAGTATGAGAACGATGACCTGATGCGTCCGGACTTCAACAACGACGACTACGCTATCGCATGCTGCGTAAGCCCGATGATCGTTGGTAAGCAAATGCAGTTCTTCGGTGCGCGTGCAAACCTCGCGAAAACCATGCTGTACGCTATCAACGGCGGCGTTGATGAAAAACTGAAAATGCAGGTTGGTCCGAAATCTGAACCGATCAAAGGCGATGTCCTGAAATTTGATGAAGTGATGGATCGTATGGATCACTTCATGGACTGGCTGGCTAAACAGTACGTCACCGCGCTGAACATCATTCACTACATGCATGATAAGTACAGCTACGAGGCCTCTCTGATGGCGTTGCACGACCGTGACGTTATCCGCACCATGGCGTGTGGTATCGCAGGTCTGTCCGTTGCGGCTGACTCCCTGTCTGCTATCAAATATGCGAAAGTTAAACCGATTCGTGACGAAGACGGCCTGGCTATCGACTTCGCTATCGAAGGCGAATACCCGCAGTTTGGTAACAACGATGCTCGCGTAGATGACCTGGCGGTTGACCTGGTAGAACGTTTCATGAAGAAAATTCAGAAACTGCATACCTACCGTAACGCTATCCCGACGCAGTCTGTTCTGACCATCACCTCTAACGTTGTGTATGGTAAGAAAACCGGTAACACCCCGGATGGCCGTCGCGCAGGCGCTCCGTTCGGACCAGGTGCTAACCCGATGCACGGCCGTGACCAGAAAGGTGCTGTTGCCTCTCTGACTTCCGTTGCAAAACTGCCGTTTGCTTACGCGAAAGATGGTATCTCTTACACCTTCTCTATCGTTCCGAACGCACTGGGTAAAGACGACGACGTTCGTAAAACCAACCTGGCCGGTCTGATGGATGGTTACTTCCATCACGAAGCGTCCATCGAAGGTGGTCAGCACCTGAACGTGAACGTGATGAACCGTGAAATGCTGCTCGACGCGATGGAACACCCGGAAAAATATCCGCAGCTGACCATCCGTGTTTCTGGCTACGCAGTACGTTTTAACTCCCTGACGAAAGAACAGCAGCAGGACGTTATCACTCGTACTTTCACTCAGACCATGTAA
- the pflA gene encoding pyruvate formate lyase 1-activating protein, protein MSVTGRIHSFESCGTVDGPGIRFITFFQGCLMRCLYCHNRDTWDTHGGKEITVDELMKEVVTYRHFMNASGGGVTASGGEAILQAEFVRDWFRACKKEGIHTCLDTNGFVRRYDPVIDELLEVTDLVMLDLKQMNDEIHQNLVGVSNHRTLDFAKYISAKGINTWIRYVVVPGWSDDDDSAHRLGEFTRDMGNVEKIELLPYHELGKHKWVAMGEEYKLDGVKPPKKETMERVKGILEQYGHKVMY, encoded by the coding sequence ATGTCAGTAACTGGTCGCATTCACTCCTTTGAATCCTGTGGCACTGTAGATGGCCCCGGCATCCGCTTTATCACCTTCTTTCAGGGCTGCCTGATGCGCTGCCTCTATTGCCATAACCGCGATACCTGGGATACCCACGGCGGCAAAGAAATCACCGTTGACGAGTTGATGAAAGAGGTGGTGACCTATCGCCACTTTATGAATGCCTCTGGCGGCGGCGTAACGGCGTCTGGCGGTGAGGCCATCCTGCAGGCCGAATTCGTGCGTGACTGGTTCCGTGCCTGCAAAAAAGAGGGAATTCATACCTGCCTCGACACCAACGGTTTCGTGCGTCGTTACGATCCGGTCATTGATGAACTGCTGGAAGTGACCGATCTGGTAATGCTTGATCTCAAGCAGATGAACGATGAGATCCACCAGAACCTGGTGGGGGTATCCAACCACCGCACGCTGGATTTCGCGAAGTACATTTCCGCCAAAGGGATTAATACCTGGATCCGCTACGTCGTGGTGCCGGGCTGGTCAGATGACGACGACTCCGCGCATCGACTCGGTGAATTTACCCGTGACATGGGCAACGTCGAAAAAATCGAACTGCTGCCGTATCACGAACTGGGTAAACACAAATGGGTGGCCATGGGCGAAGAGTACAAACTGGATGGGGTGAAACCACCGAAGAAAGAGACCATGGAGCGTGTTAAGGGCATCCTTGAGCAGTATGGTCACAAAGTGATGTACTGA
- the focA gene encoding formate transporter FocA, which translates to MKADNPFDLLLPAAMAKVAEEAGVYKATKQPLKTLYLAITAGVFISIAFVFYITATTGTATMPFGIAKLIGGICFSLGLILCVICGADLFTSTVLIVVAKASGRITWGQLALNWLNVYVGNLIGCLLFVLLMWLSGEYMVANGGWGLNVLQTADHKMHHTFIEAVCLGILANLMVCLAVWMSYSGRSLMDKAMIMVLPVAMFVASGFEHSIANMFMIPMGIVIKHFGSPEFWTAIGSTPDSFSHLTVINFITDNLIPVTIGNIIGGGLLVGLTYWVIYLRGDDHHC; encoded by the coding sequence GTGAAAGCTGACAACCCTTTTGATCTATTACTTCCTGCAGCAATGGCGAAAGTCGCTGAAGAAGCAGGTGTCTATAAAGCCACCAAACAACCGCTGAAAACCCTTTATCTGGCAATTACTGCGGGCGTATTCATCTCCATTGCTTTTGTCTTTTATATCACCGCGACGACCGGCACCGCCACGATGCCCTTTGGCATTGCCAAACTGATCGGGGGTATTTGCTTCTCACTCGGCCTGATTCTTTGCGTCATCTGCGGCGCTGACCTCTTCACCTCAACGGTCCTTATCGTTGTTGCAAAAGCAAGTGGAAGGATCACCTGGGGCCAACTGGCACTCAACTGGCTCAACGTTTATGTAGGTAACCTGATTGGCTGCCTGCTCTTTGTTCTGTTGATGTGGTTGTCCGGTGAATATATGGTCGCGAATGGCGGCTGGGGACTTAACGTTCTTCAAACCGCCGACCACAAAATGCACCATACTTTTATTGAAGCCGTTTGCCTGGGTATCCTGGCCAACCTGATGGTTTGCCTTGCGGTCTGGATGAGCTACTCCGGTCGCAGCCTGATGGATAAAGCCATGATTATGGTATTGCCCGTGGCGATGTTTGTCGCCAGCGGCTTCGAGCACAGCATTGCAAACATGTTTATGATCCCGATGGGTATCGTGATCAAACACTTTGGAAGCCCGGAGTTCTGGACCGCGATTGGTTCAACTCCTGACAGTTTTTCTCATCTGACTGTTATAAACTTCATCACTGATAACCTGATTCCGGTGACTATCGGTAACATTATTGGCGGGGGTTTGTTAGTTGGGTTGACATACTGGGTCATTTACCTGCGTGGTGACGATCATCATTGCTGA
- the serS gene encoding serine--tRNA ligase, with translation MLDPNLLRNEPDAVAEKLARRGFKLDVDKLRALEERRKVLQVQTENLQAERNSRSKSIGQAKARGEDIEPLRLEVNKLGEELDRAKAELDVLQAEIRDIALTIPNIPDDSVPVGKDENDNVEVSRWGTPRQFDFEVRDHVTLGEMHSGLDFAAAVKLTGSRFVVMKGQIARMHRALSQFMLDLHTEQHGYSENYVPYLVNHDTLYGTGQLPKFAGDLFHTRPLEEEADSSNYALIPTAEVPLTNLVRDEIIDEDDLPIKMTAHTPCFRSEAGSYGRDTRGLIRMHQFDKVEMVQVVRPEDSMAALEEMTGHAEKVLQLLGLPYRKIVLCTGDMGFGAAKTYDLEVWVPAQNTYREISSCSNVWDFQARRMQARCRSKSDKKTRLVHTLNGSGLAVGRTLVAVMENYQQADGRIEVPEVLRPYMNGLQYIG, from the coding sequence ATGCTCGATCCCAATCTGCTGCGTAATGAGCCAGACGCAGTCGCTGAAAAACTGGCACGCCGGGGCTTTAAGCTGGATGTAGATAAGCTGCGCGCTCTTGAAGAGCGTCGTAAAGTTCTGCAGGTACAAACTGAAAATCTGCAGGCAGAGCGTAACTCGCGATCGAAATCCATCGGCCAGGCAAAAGCGCGCGGGGAAGACATCGAGCCATTACGCCTGGAAGTCAACAAACTGGGTGAAGAGCTTGACCGGGCGAAAGCTGAACTGGACGTCCTCCAGGCAGAAATTCGTGATATCGCGCTGACTATTCCCAACATTCCTGACGACAGCGTGCCGGTCGGTAAAGACGAAAATGACAACGTTGAAGTCAGCCGCTGGGGCACGCCGCGCCAGTTTGATTTCGAGGTTCGCGATCACGTTACGCTTGGCGAAATGCACAGCGGTCTCGATTTCGCGGCAGCCGTGAAACTGACCGGTTCCCGCTTTGTGGTGATGAAAGGGCAGATTGCCCGTATGCACCGCGCGCTGTCTCAGTTCATGCTGGATCTGCACACCGAGCAGCATGGCTATAGCGAAAACTATGTTCCGTATCTGGTTAACCACGATACGCTGTACGGTACCGGCCAGTTGCCGAAATTCGCTGGCGACCTGTTCCATACGCGCCCGCTGGAAGAAGAAGCGGACAGCAGCAACTACGCGCTGATCCCGACGGCGGAAGTACCGCTGACCAACCTGGTCCGCGACGAGATCATCGACGAAGACGATCTGCCGATCAAAATGACCGCGCATACACCGTGTTTCCGTTCGGAAGCCGGTTCGTACGGTCGCGACACCCGTGGACTGATCCGTATGCACCAGTTCGACAAAGTCGAAATGGTACAGGTTGTTCGCCCTGAAGATTCGATGGCCGCGCTTGAAGAGATGACCGGTCATGCAGAGAAAGTGCTGCAACTGCTCGGTCTGCCATATCGCAAGATTGTTCTGTGCACCGGTGACATGGGCTTTGGCGCTGCCAAAACCTACGATCTCGAAGTGTGGGTGCCAGCGCAGAACACCTATCGCGAAATCTCTTCCTGCTCCAACGTCTGGGATTTCCAGGCGCGTCGTATGCAGGCGCGTTGCCGCAGCAAGTCTGATAAGAAAACCCGTCTGGTACATACCCTGAACGGTTCCGGTCTGGCGGTAGGGCGTACGCTGGTCGCGGTGATGGAAAACTATCAGCAGGCAGATGGCCGCATTGAAGTGCCGGAAGTGTTACGTCCTTACATGAACGGTCTGCAGTACATCGGCTAA